From a region of the Thermoanaerobaculia bacterium genome:
- a CDS encoding DinB family protein, which yields MPKQHKLTPLEETLEAWRGAREGVIEEAENVPASKYGFRPTPRSRTVAELLRHILEVGMMAAGELSRKDTDLHRAPWPELLALYTAPLAKATNRAAILRLLRSSIGDAQRKLRRAGEREMRKSITRFDGLKGTKLAWLDHAIAQEEYHRGQLALYERLMHIEPALTRHIRTGK from the coding sequence CCGCTCGAAGAAACGCTCGAGGCCTGGCGCGGCGCGCGCGAAGGCGTGATCGAGGAGGCGGAGAACGTTCCCGCGTCGAAGTACGGCTTCCGGCCGACGCCGCGCTCCCGGACCGTCGCTGAGCTCCTCCGGCATATCCTGGAGGTCGGCATGATGGCCGCGGGCGAGCTCTCGCGGAAGGACACCGACCTCCACCGCGCGCCGTGGCCCGAGCTCCTCGCGCTCTACACCGCGCCTCTGGCGAAGGCGACGAACCGCGCCGCGATCCTGCGACTCCTCCGGAGCTCGATCGGCGACGCGCAGAGGAAGCTTCGCCGCGCCGGCGAGCGGGAGATGAGGAAGTCCATCACCCGCTTCGACGGCCTGAAGGGAACGAAGCTCGCGTGGCTCGACCATGCGATCGCGCAGGAGGAGTACCACCGCGGACAGCTCGCGCTGTACGAGAGGCTGATGCATATCGAGCCCGCGCTGACGCGCCACATCCGCACGGGGAAGTAG
- a CDS encoding methyltransferase domain-containing protein: MGSPPGSYDVARANRDRASEVERLGLQAAIAWKAEKRAMEAAGLSDGQEVVELGSGPGFVTGQILEAFPRARITALDRDASLFADAQAHLAGRGLERVTFVHGSADATGLPSDRFDFGFARLLFQHLPDPDAVAREAFRIIKPGGAFAIIDADDDLLTIFDPPIPGFAELAKKIAALQAKAGGNRRIGRRLWRILSRAGFTDVTVATAVAHSDELGTEPFRRQFDIGMLTPLVRAGVMTAEEMSALEAAAAGYWANPDLFVLLNYFVVSGRKR, translated from the coding sequence ATGGGGAGCCCGCCCGGTTCTTACGACGTCGCCCGCGCCAACCGCGACCGCGCTTCCGAAGTCGAAAGACTCGGCCTCCAGGCCGCGATCGCGTGGAAGGCCGAAAAACGCGCGATGGAAGCCGCGGGGCTCTCCGACGGCCAGGAAGTCGTCGAGCTCGGGAGCGGGCCGGGGTTCGTCACCGGGCAGATCCTCGAAGCCTTCCCGCGCGCGCGCATCACGGCCCTCGACCGGGACGCGTCACTCTTCGCCGACGCGCAGGCGCATCTCGCCGGCCGAGGTCTCGAGCGGGTGACTTTCGTGCACGGCTCCGCCGACGCAACGGGGCTTCCTTCCGATCGCTTCGACTTCGGCTTCGCACGGCTCCTCTTCCAGCACCTTCCCGACCCCGACGCCGTCGCGCGCGAGGCGTTCCGGATCATCAAGCCGGGAGGCGCCTTCGCGATCATCGACGCCGACGACGATCTGCTCACGATCTTCGATCCCCCGATCCCCGGCTTCGCCGAGCTCGCGAAGAAGATCGCCGCGCTCCAGGCGAAGGCGGGCGGGAACCGCCGCATCGGCCGGAGGCTCTGGAGGATCCTCTCCCGCGCCGGCTTCACGGACGTCACGGTCGCGACGGCCGTCGCGCACAGCGACGAGCTCGGGACCGAGCCGTTCCGGCGACAGTTCGACATCGGAATGCTCACCCCGCTCGTCCGCGCGGGCGTGATGACGGCCGAAGAAATGAGCGCGCTCGAAGCGGCGGCGGCGGGTTACTGGGCCAATCCCGACCTGTTCGTGTTGCTCAACTACTTCGTGGTCTCGGGAAGGAAGCGCTAG